Proteins encoded within one genomic window of Candidatus Thermoplasmatota archaeon:
- the mce gene encoding methylmalonyl-CoA epimerase, whose translation MRVLRVDHLGIAVADIAKAKRVYEDILGLKLTHEEVVADQGVKTYFYPIAGLKLELLESIDPEGAIARFIEKRGQGLQHVAVEVEDIEEALAELAAKGVPLIDKVPRKGVENSRIAFVHPKATEGVLLELVELPHPVTD comes from the coding sequence ATGCGCGTCCTGCGCGTCGACCATCTGGGCATCGCCGTCGCCGACATCGCGAAGGCGAAGCGCGTGTACGAGGACATCCTCGGGCTGAAGCTCACGCACGAGGAGGTCGTCGCCGACCAGGGCGTGAAGACGTACTTCTATCCGATCGCGGGCCTCAAGCTCGAGCTCCTCGAATCCATCGATCCCGAAGGCGCCATCGCGCGCTTCATCGAGAAGCGGGGCCAGGGCCTCCAGCACGTCGCGGTCGAGGTGGAGGACATCGAGGAGGCGCTTGCGGAGCTCGCGGCGAAAGGCGTCCCGCTCATCGACAAGGTGCCCCGGAAGGGTGTCGAGAACTCGCGCATCGCGTTCGTCCATCCGAAGGCGACCGAGGGCGTCCTCCTGGAGCTTGTCGAGCTGCCCCACCCCGTGACCGATTGA
- a CDS encoding helix-turn-helix domain-containing protein: protein MQTDARGAASTPPDERQFLLGFGLTKYETDAYLALLGQGIADAKSLSRLSGVPTSKIYETMARLEGLGLIEVQATRPRKFMARELGEALEGLKELKRREFEGLVKSLPALEGRLRARARTPQRDSAFWSVAVSWRDFAAKHLARAAEAKREYVVYIDLSGHFGSLLAVMRGLGEAPREFEGAVEQLTGMITAIRRNLTSKSIPFRILVGAGPGDEEAARAWIASLARPEMFGRFRLAEPGRPQFHIIDRESVILILANPARPAEGLGSVYVQDPTLAREISKSFDELWERARPIVAEAAKARRGK from the coding sequence ATGCAGACGGATGCGCGCGGCGCGGCCTCCACCCCGCCGGACGAGCGGCAGTTCCTCCTCGGCTTCGGCCTCACGAAGTACGAGACGGACGCGTACCTCGCGCTCCTCGGCCAGGGCATCGCCGATGCGAAGTCGCTCTCGCGCCTCTCCGGCGTGCCGACGTCGAAGATCTACGAGACCATGGCGCGCCTCGAAGGCCTCGGGCTCATCGAGGTCCAGGCAACACGCCCGCGCAAATTCATGGCCCGCGAGCTGGGCGAGGCGCTCGAAGGCCTCAAGGAGCTGAAGCGGCGCGAGTTCGAAGGGCTCGTCAAGTCGCTTCCCGCGCTCGAAGGTCGTCTCCGAGCGCGCGCCCGCACGCCGCAGCGCGACTCCGCGTTCTGGTCCGTCGCGGTCTCGTGGCGCGATTTCGCGGCGAAGCATCTCGCGCGCGCCGCCGAAGCGAAGCGCGAATACGTGGTCTACATCGATCTCTCGGGCCACTTCGGCTCCCTCCTCGCGGTCATGCGCGGGCTCGGAGAGGCCCCGCGCGAGTTCGAGGGGGCCGTGGAGCAGCTCACCGGCATGATCACGGCGATCCGCCGGAACCTCACGTCGAAGAGCATTCCGTTCCGCATCCTCGTGGGCGCGGGCCCCGGCGACGAGGAGGCCGCCCGCGCCTGGATCGCGTCGCTTGCGCGCCCCGAGATGTTCGGCCGCTTCCGCCTCGCCGAGCCGGGCCGCCCGCAGTTCCACATCATCGACCGCGAAAGCGTGATCCTCATCCTCGCGAACCCAGCCCGGCCCGCCGAAGGTCTCGGGTCGGTGTACGTGCAGGACCCGACGCTCGCGCGCGAGATCTCGAAATCCTTCGACGAGCTGTGGGAGCGCGCGCGTCCCATCGTCGCTGAGGCTGCGAAGGCGCGGCGCGGGAAGTGA
- a CDS encoding biotin--[acetyl-CoA-carboxylase] ligase, translating to MRWRVERVAQCASTNDVVRERAASGEPEGLVLVAARQTAGRGRAGRAWTSPAGGLWVSILARPRRASESWPLLSLLAANAVAEACRQEADLEARVKWPNDVLAPDGRKLAGILAESRPPDFAILGLGVNVAVDPGAFPAEARAASLADLAAKPVAVDAFLDALLDALAPRLEAFERGDDAALLAEARARSATLGRRIRTQDGRSGYAVDIDDAGHLLLRDDAGRSITLVADDVHLERE from the coding sequence GTGCGCTGGCGCGTCGAGCGCGTCGCCCAGTGCGCAAGCACGAACGACGTCGTGCGCGAGCGCGCGGCGTCGGGCGAGCCGGAAGGCCTCGTGCTCGTCGCGGCGCGCCAGACCGCGGGCCGTGGCCGCGCGGGCCGCGCGTGGACGTCGCCCGCGGGCGGTCTGTGGGTCTCGATCCTCGCGCGCCCCCGGCGCGCGAGCGAATCGTGGCCCCTCCTCTCCCTCCTCGCCGCGAACGCCGTCGCGGAGGCGTGCCGGCAGGAGGCGGACCTCGAAGCGCGCGTCAAGTGGCCGAACGACGTGCTCGCGCCCGACGGCCGGAAGCTTGCGGGCATCCTCGCGGAGTCGCGACCGCCCGATTTCGCGATCCTCGGCCTGGGCGTGAACGTCGCCGTCGATCCGGGCGCGTTTCCGGCCGAGGCTCGAGCCGCGTCGCTTGCCGACCTCGCCGCGAAGCCGGTCGCAGTCGACGCGTTCCTCGACGCGCTTCTCGACGCGCTCGCGCCGCGACTCGAGGCCTTCGAACGCGGCGACGATGCGGCCCTCCTCGCGGAGGCCCGCGCGAGATCGGCGACCCTCGGGCGCCGCATCCGGACGCAGGACGGGCGCTCCGGCTACGCGGTGGACATCGATGACGCGGGGCACCTCCTGTTGAGGGACGATGCCGGCCGCTCCATCACGCTCGTCGCGGACGACGTGCACCTGGAACGGGAATGA